The nucleotide sequence ATCCTTAAAACGTTGTCTAAGTCCATCCTCAAACTGTCTCTAAAATAATCGTTTATGTCCTGGAATGCAATTATCTTCTCTCTCAATAATCGTCGTTCTGCAAGATTAACAATCCTTCCAATCTTAAAAGACTTAAAAAGGCCTTTGTTGTTACTCACGTGTGCCATTATCAGGAGATATTCCTTGCCAAATTTATCAAGTTTCTCAATTAATTGTTCCAAGTTAACTGCACTAGGCTTGGGACGTCCTTCATCATCGAATCGTTCTCTTCCCTCAAAGCATAGCGTGATAAAGTCAGATACAAAATCTCTTGCTGTAATCTCGCTATCATCAAAGATTATTAACGCATGAATACCCTCTTTCCCATCATTCACAGATAATTCAACTCCAGGCAACAACCATATCCCCCTTTTACTCGCCAAATGGCGTAACCTAAGAAATTCATTATAATTAAACTTGTTGTGATTAGTTATTGCGGCAATTTTTATATTTTCATCTTCAAGCTTTTTGATGAAGTCTTCTTCAAAATTTGTTCCAGAATACTTAAACTCTCTATCAGATACTGTGTGGAGGTGGAGATCTATCCTAACCCACTGACTTCCTTTGTAGAATTCCATAGTATCACCATCTATAGTTTGACAGTAATATTTAAAAAACAGTAATATTTAAAAATTTCTTCTATTATAAAACATAATTACTTAGACTATAGACTAATTGAGTTATCTAAAGAGGGGATACCTATGAACCCAGAAATATTAGAGGTCTTATATAGATACACCCAGATAGCATTGACAGATGAATTTCAAAAACATGTTCATAAGCTTTCTGAAAGATTAGAAAAAGGTATTAAAAGGGGATATTCAAAAAAGAAAAGAGAGGAGAAAATAGTGAGTATGATAGAAAACATAGTAAATTCTATTGGCAGTTTTAGTACTACTGGTCATGAGCCTAATTCATTTTTGATAAGCACAGAATCAATATTTATACATGGGCAAAAGTCAATAGTAGAATTTGATTATTATGGGAATAGGACACAGAGAGAATTCGGTGACATAATTTTCATAGTATCTGTAGTATACAAAAACAAAAAGTTTTTTGAAAAAATGACAATAAACCAAGTCAAAAAAGCAAATAAGAATCCGTCGTCTTGGAGTTTTTCAAGTAAGGAAAATCTTGAACAACTATATCTTCTTTCAAGATTCCCTCCATTTAAAGGTGTTTCAGGGATAATTCCGAAGAAAAAAATCTGGCTACCTAACTACTCAAAATGTCTGGGTACTCATGGTCTATTATATCCTCCTGGAGATTTTGCAGTAATAAGTTCAAGGTTATTAGAGAGAATAATACCTTCAAAGAGAACTATAAAATTAGCAGACCTAGTTAATTTACATAGAGTCGAACTTTATTCACCCA is from Thermococcus paralvinellae and encodes:
- a CDS encoding PHP domain-containing protein; amino-acid sequence: MEFYKGSQWVRIDLHLHTVSDREFKYSGTNFEEDFIKKLEDENIKIAAITNHNKFNYNEFLRLRHLASKRGIWLLPGVELSVNDGKEGIHALIIFDDSEITARDFVSDFITLCFEGRERFDDEGRPKPSAVNLEQLIEKLDKFGKEYLLIMAHVSNNKGLFKSFKIGRIVNLAERRLLREKIIAFQDINDYFRDSLRMDLDNVLRMDIGSIFLHTCPFQILNV